The following proteins come from a genomic window of Amyelois transitella isolate CPQ chromosome 24, ilAmyTran1.1, whole genome shotgun sequence:
- the LOC132903327 gene encoding uncharacterized protein LOC132903327, whose amino-acid sequence MTPFELMFGVKMRDKDDGILKLIEEEIIQEVNDKRQEIREKAKESIRKIQEENVKYYNRKRKEAFSYDIGDLVAIKKTQFSQGSKLYPKFLGPYEVTEKKRNDRYVLNKIGTAEGPIKTTSSADYMKPWVSSEDSISSGTDE is encoded by the coding sequence ATGACGCCGTTTGAATTGATGTTCGGAGTAAAGATGAGAGATAAAGATGatggaatattaaaattgattgaaGAAGAAATTATACAAGAAGTAAATGACAAGAGGCAAGAAATAAGGGAGAAAGCTAAAGAGTCTATAAGGAAAATACAAGAAGAGAATGTGAAGTACTACAATCGGAAGAGAAAAGAGGCTTTTTCTTATGATATTGGAGATTTAGTAGCGATCAAGAAGACACAGTTCTCACAAGGGAGTAAACTGTACCCTAAGTTTCTAGGACCCTACGAAGTCACCGAAAAGAAACGTAACGACAGATAcgtactaaataaaataggaacGGCGGAAGGCCCTATTAAGACAACTAGTTCTGCAGATTACATGAAGCCTTGGGTCTCCTCGGAAGATAGTATTTCATCTGGGACAGATGAATAG